The following nucleotide sequence is from Mesorhizobium sp. J8.
CGCGGAACTTGTTCGGATCATTGGCTTCGCCGGAATTCACATTGTGGATGCCGGAATCGATGAACGCGGCGGGATCCTGCTGGTTGATGCCGGCGATCTTCAGCGTGTACTGGCCGTTGTCGAAGCGCTGGCGCCACTCGGCCTCGCCGAGGAAACCCTGCTTGGTATAGCCGCTGCCGGTGACGGTCAGGTCATAGGTCGGGGACAGGGCGAAATAATAGGGGACTTTGACGCCGACGCCGAGATGGTTGTTGTAGACGATGCCGGGGATCAGGAAGCCGCTCTTGCGCTTCACCGTCGGGTCGGCGATCTCGAAGGCCGGCAGGTAGGCGAGCGGGAACCCGAAGAACTCGAAATTCGAGTTCTCGAAGCGGACCGTCTTTTTCTCGCCGTTCCAGATGATCTTCCGCGCTTTGACGCGCCAGGTCGGGGCTTTGTCCGGCTTGTCCTCGCAAGGTTCGCAGGCGGTGTAGACGCCGTTGTGGAAGGTCGTGAGCACGCCGCCCATGCGCTCGGCGCTCTCGGAGGCGAAATAAGCCTTGTCGACCGTCTCGACGCGCAGCGCGTTGAGAAAACCGTCGGCGAAATCGTCGGTGATGTCGATATGGTCGGAATTGATCTTGGTGCCGTCGCTGTTGATCAGCTCGACGGCGCCGCTCGCGACGAGCCGCTTGGTGTCGCGGTTGTACACCACGCGCTGGGCGACCAGCTTGTTGCCGCCATAGTCGATCTGCACGCCGCCGACGGCCGTCACCGTATGCTTGTCGTTGTCATAGACAAGCGTATCGGCGGCCAGCAGCATCTGCGAACCGGACGGGACGGGCTTGGCAGTAATCTGCTGCGCCAGCGCGGGTGCCATCGGCACCGCGCAAGCGAACAGACATGCCAAAGCGGTCGCCCCATAGAGGCGTGCCAAACCGGCCTGCCTATGGCTGCGCAAAACCGCCTCCCTCACTAGCCGTCTTCCTTGTATAGCAGAAATGTCACCCCAAAGAACATAGCCACGACAACCGGAACCCATGCAGCCACCACCGTAGGCACGAATCCGGCGACACCGAATGCCTTGACCAGTACCGAAACGACATAAAGCAGAAAGCCGGCCACGACGCCACCCAGAATCATCGTTGCCGACTGCCCCATTCGCGCAAATCGCATTGAAACTGTTGCGGCAATTAGCGTCATGGCCACGAGAAGGAACGGCAACGCCACCAGCGAATCAAATTGCATGGCGAAGGCGTTGGCCTTCAACCCGAACGAGCGGGCGACCTCGATCTTGCGCGGCAGCTCGTAGAAGGGAATGGTTTCCGGGCGCGCCAGGCGCTCCTGCACGAATTCCGGCTTGAGATTGGTCGGCACCTTGTCGGAGGCCAGTGCCTGGATATTGCCGCCCTTGAAGACCTTGACGTCCTGCAATTCCCAGTAGCCGTCGCGCAGGAAAGCCTTGGCGGCATCCTTGCGCTCGGTAATGTTGCCCTGCTGGTCGAGGATGAAAAACACCGAATCCGCCATCTCCAGCCCCTGGTTGAGGATGGCACGGGCGCCGATGATGGTGTCGCCCGATTCGGTCTTTTGCCGGAGCCACGGCGTGACGTTGGTGGTGACGGCATTCGACTTGCCGGCCCTGAGGTCGTTCTCCATCTGCTCGGACCAGGAAAATCCATGCGCGGCGATCGGGTTGATGATGGCGACCGACAACACGCCGAACATCAGCGCGCCGACGCAGCAAGGAAACAGGAACTGCCAGGCCGACACGCCTGCCGAACGCGCGATGACCAGCTCGTAGCGGCGGTTGAGCGACACCAGCGTCGCCATCGCCGAGAACAGCCCGACGAACGGCACCGTTTGCAGCATGATCATCGGCATCCTCAGCGCCGAAATGGCGAAGGCTATGCCGTAGGTGAAGCCGGGCAGCCCGGTCGTGCGGCCCGAAAGCTCGGTGAAGTCGATCAGGAACACCAGCGCCAGCAGGCCCAGGAAGAACCAGAAGGTGATCGACACGTAGCGGAAGAAGAAATAGCGGCCCAGCGTCCAGCCCATGGTCAGGCTCCCTGGCCCGAGGTGCGCCGGGCGAGCCAGAGCTTGAATGTCGTCCAGTTTTCGCCGGCGCGCTTGGCAAGGCCCGTCAGCCAGTCGGCCCAGCTGACCGGCAATTCCATGGTGCGGGACGAGACGATGAACCAGATCGAGACTGCCGAGGCGATGAGCGGTATGCCGTAGAGCAGATAGACATAGTACCAGACCTTGTCGGCTTTACCGGCGGCGAAGAAGCCCAGCCACCGCACGAAAAGCGCGATCGCGATCGCCGTGATCAGCGGATTGATGCGCGCTTCGCGATGCGAGCGCGCATCGCCCGCCACCGCAAGCGCGATCAGCGCGAACACCAGCGAGTAGGACCATTCGGCGAAGCGCTGGTTGAGCTCCGCGCGGTAGCTGCCCGGTTCGCGCTGGAACATCTTGTCGTTGGGATCCGGGTTGAGCAGGTATGCCGTCGTGCGGTCCTTGGGCAAAAGCGTGATGTCGTTGGCCGCCGACATGAAGGCCGACATGTCGAAGGCGTAAGAGGTGAAGCGGATGACAGAGAGGTCGCCGGTCACCGATTTGCGGTTGATGACGCCGTCATTCATCATCAGCACCTTCTCGTCGCCCTTTTCGACGATGCTGCCGGTCTTGGCGTAGTAGGTGAGGCTGGCGCCTTCCTCGCGCGAATCGGCGACGAAGATGCCGCCCAGCCGGTTGCCGGGAAGGCGTTCGCCGACCTGCAAATAGAGGCCCTCGTCGATCTTGCGGAACGTGCCTTCCTGAATGATCAGCGACACGAGATCGGCGCGCGAGGCCGCCACCAGCTGGCGGTTCTTCTGCCTGGCATAGGGGTCTATCGCGTTGTCGACGATGAAGGAAAAGGCGCAGGCAAAAGCAGCCAGCAGCAGGATCGGCCGCGCGATCGTCCAGCGCGAGGCGCCGGCGGCGCTGAGCACGGCCAGCTCCGAATCGGTGTTCATCGCGCTCAGCGTCTGCGCCACCGCCACCACCAGGGCGAACGGCACCACGATCGGGATGATGGAGGGGATGATGAGCGCCGCGACCTCGAAGAAGGTCAGCGCCGATTGGCCGTTGTCGGTGACGAGGTCGATCTTGGCCAGCACCTGCGTCGTCCACACGATCGCCAGCGTCCAGGCCAGCGCGGCGAGGAACATCGTCAGCGCGCGGCGCATGATGTAGCGTTCAACGACCTTCATGAAGGCTTTTCTCGATTTTGCCGAACGGCATCATGCCCGCCGACAAAGTAGTGATCCGGCGACGCCTGCACAACTGGGTCATAAGCGGCTCGCTCCGGATTGTCGCCCCATGCCGCGTGCCCCGGCGCGGCGGAGTGTCCGCGCCAATGGATAAGAAATGCAAAACATTGATGGTTAACAGCAGGTTACGGCAGAGAGCTAACGCTGTGCCGAGGCGAATCCTTTGTCTATTGTGGTGCTGATATAGACTGCGATTTCGGCCAAAGTCTTGCCAAATGGCTCAAAACGACCAAATGTCGCGCACGCTTGCCGAACCTTTGCCGACACCCCGCCTCCATCCCGAAAGCAGGACCTTATGACGTCGAGACCTTCCATCTCCTTCGCCAAATTCGCCGCGCCGAAAAAGGGCAGCGTCTTCGTATTCGCGGCCGATGGCGGCGGACTCGGCGAGGCGGCGAAGGCCTGCGATCCGGCCGGCGCGCTTGCGCGTGCCTTTCCGGTCGCGGATTTTTCCGGCAAGTTCGCAAGCTCGGCCGAAGTGCTGGCGCCGGAAGGAACGTCTGTCGACCGGCTTGTGGCGATCGGCGCCGGCAAGGTTTCGAGCCTCGATGACAATGGCTGGCAAAAGCTCGGCGGCGCCGTTGCCGCTGCGCTGCGCAAAGCGACCGAGGTGGCCGTCATTCTCGATCTGCCCGATCTGCAGCCTGATGGCCGCCAGGCGGCCAGCGTTGCCGCCGGCATCCTGCTGCGCACTTATTCCTTCGACAAATACAAGACCAGAAAGGACAAGGAAGACGGACAATCCGATTCGAAGGGGGCCGACGCCAAGAAGGCCGAAACGGCGAAACCCGCCAAGATAACCATCCATTGCGCCGACCCCACGGCCGCGAAGAAGGCCTTCGCCGGCGAGGAAGCGGTGGTGGATGGCGTTCTGCTTGCCCGCGACCTCGTCAACGAGCCGGCCAATGCGCTGGGCCCGGTCGAATTCGCCGATCGCGTCAAGCAACTGGAATCGCTCGGCGTCGAGGTCGAGATCCTGACCGAGAAAGAGATGAGGAAGCTCGGCATGGGCTCGCTGCTTGGCGTGGCCCAAGGATCGCCGCGCGGCGCGCGCCTGGCGGTGATGCGCTGGAACGGCGGCAAGGCCAAGGACGCGCCGCTTGCCTTCATCGGCAAGGGCGTCACCTTCGATACCGGCGGCAATTCGATGAAGCCGGCTTCAGGCATGGAAGACATGAAGGGCGACATGGGCGGTGCGGCCGCCGTCACCGGGTTGATGCACGCGCTGGCCGCGCGCAAGGCCAAGGCCAATGTGGTCGGCGTGATCGGTCTCGTCGAGAATGCCGTCGACGGCCATGCCCAGCGCCCCGGCGACATCGTCACCTCGATGTCGGGCCAGACGATCGAAGTGTTGAACACCGACGCCGAAGGCCGCCTCGTGCTCGCCGACGCACTCTGGTACGCCAACGACCGCTTCAAGCCGAAATTCATGATCAACCTAGCAACGCTGACCGGCGCCATCATGGTGGCGCTCGGCCAGCATTATGCCGGCCTGTTCTCCAACAATGACGAGCTCGCCGGCCGGCTGTTCGGCGCCGGCCAGGCCAGCCAGGAGCGGGTCTGGCGCATGCCGCTCGGCCCCGAATACGACAAGCTGATCGATTCCAAGAACGCCGACATGAAGAACATCGGCGGCCGCTATGGCGGCGCCATCATCGCCGCGCAGTTCCTGCAGCGCTTCGTCAAGGACACGCCCTGGGCGCATCTCGACATTGCCGGTACCGCGATGGGCGCGCCGTCGAGCGAGATCAACCAGTCCTGGGGCTCGGGTTTCGGCGTCAGGCTGCTCGACCGACTGGTGCGCGATCACTACGAAGGGTAGGGGATGGCCGACATCCTCTTCTACCATCTGACCGAATCGACGCTGGAGGAGGCGCTGCCCGGCCTGCTCGAGCGCAGCGTCGAGCGCGGCTGGCGCGCGGTGGTGCAGACAGGTACCGAAGAGCGCCGCGACGCGCTCGACCAGCATCTGTGGACGTTCCGCGACGATTCCTTCCTGGCGCATGCCACCGACCGCGAGGCCTATCCGGCCGAGCAGCCGATCCTGCTCACCACGGGCGAGGGCAACCAGAACGCCGCGCAGATACGCTTCCTGGTGGATGGTGCAAGTCCGCCCGAGCTTTCCGGCTACGAGCGCGCCGTCTTCCTGTTCGACGGCCATGACGCGGCTCAGCTCGAAGCCGCGCGCGGCCATTGGAAGACGATGAAGGAAGCCGGCCACGCCGTGACCTACTGGCAGCAGACGCCGGATCGCCGCTGGGAGCGCAAGGATTAGCGCTTCTTCGCAATCGAACTGCTGCCACACCTTCGGCGGCGGTCGCACCAAGACGTCCGGCTCCCGCTCAACCCTTTGCCAGCGCCGACAGTTGCTCCAGAGTTATCTTGTGAACCAGCGGATCGGCGTGCCGGTGCGCCAGCAGCCATTCGCCGTTTTCACGTCGGAAAACCAGCGTCACCCTGAGCGGCCATTCTTGGTCCAGGCCACCGACCTTGCCATGTCCCCATTCGATCACGGCGAGCACCGCCATGTCGCCCGATGCGTACGCTTGCACCAACTCCATTTTCACTCCGCCGTCTTGAAAGTAGCTGGCCAGTTCGGCCAGGTGCGAGGGGCTTCTGTCGAAGCCCCTCGAGAACGGACCGCCGAAGGGCTGCATCAACGTGAAGTCGGGGGCGATCTCGATCAGGTCGAGATAGGTTTTCATGTCGCCACGCATGAACGCCGCGCTGGCCGCCTCCGCCCGTGTCAAAAGCTCCTTCAGAGCTGCATCGTCGATGGCCGCTTGCGGCGCAGCTTCGCTCAACGCTGCCTGCACCGCCAGCGGCAAGGCAAGCGGTGCCGCCAGCGCCAGCCGCCTAGAAACGGTTTTCCTGCGGGCTTTCCTTCCAAGCGGCGCGCTGGCCTTGCCGGTTGTGTCGCTTAATTTGGACATGGGAAATCTCCTCAAATTTGAAAGTGGATACCGGCGGCGCTCAGGCCGTCCGACCGATGCGCTGAGGGATCTCACTTCAATCGAGATGAATCCAGTGATATGATTTCAAGAATATGCTGCATCAAATCGATCTATCTCGCGCCGATCTCAACCTGTTGGTCCTGTTTGAGACTGTCATGGAGGAACGCCATGTCGGCCGATCGGCATCGCGGCTCAACCTGTCACCGTCGGCGGTCAGCCATGGCCTCGGCCGGCTGCGCGGCCTGCTCGGCGATCCGCTGTTCCTGCGCACGCCGAGGGGCGTCGTGCCGACCTACCGCGCGCTGGAGCTTGCCGGGCCTGTCGCCGAAATCCTGGCGCGGGTGAGAAGCGTCGTCGCCAGCGCCGAGCCCTTCGATCCCAGCCGTTCCAGCCGCCGTTTCGTCATCGGCGCGCCCGATGGCGCCTCGGCGGTGTTCCTGCCGTCGCTGCTCGAAGTTCTGCATCAATTCGCGCCGGGTATTGACATCGGCATCCGCCAGCTGCTGCCGAGGCAAGGAGAGACGTCGCCGTTGCCCGCCTGGAGCGACGTCATCGCTGAACTTGAGGCAAGAATTATGGATGTCGCGGTCCTCCCGATCGGCGACGTGCCCGAACGCTTTCTCCGGCGCGCGCTCTATGAAGAGGATTTCGTCATCGCCATGCGTGCCGGACACCGGTTCTCGCTGGCCCCGAGCATCGAGGCATACTGCGCCATGCAGCACCTCGTCGTGTCGCAGACAGGCGACGCGCACGGGTTCGTCGATATCGCGCTCGCCGCGCGGGGTCTGTCGCGGCGCATCGCGCTCACCGTACCCAATTTCATGTTCGCGCTTGCCGTGTTGGCCGAGACGGATTTTGTCTCGGCGCTGCCGCGTCGTTTCGTGGCCAGGCATGCGCGCCGCTTCGGTGTGATCGCGGTCGATCCTCCCGTGACGCTACCACCTTTCCAGATCACCGCCGTAGTGCCGAAGGTCGCGATGATGGACGCTGGCATTGCCTGGCTCGTCGGCCAGTTGGAGCAGGTCGGATCGGCGGTCGATCCATCTGGCATCACGGCCGGCTGATCGACTTCGGAGTCGCAAACGCGGCGCTTCATGGGTTAAATAGGGCCAAGCTCACGCGGCGGGGGGAGAATGCAGGTCAGGATCGTCGGAACCGGCAGGGCGGTACCGGCTGAGCGGCTGACCACGCGCTCGCTGGAGGAGCGGCTCGGCCTCGGCCAGGGCGCGCTCGAAGCCGCGACCGGCGTCCTCGAGCGCTATGTGTGCAGTGCCGAATCGCAAATTGATCTCGCTTGCGCCGCGGCGACGCTTGCGCTCGAGGAAGCCGGCCTCGATGCAAGCGCGGTCGACCTGATCGTCGGCGGCTGCGGCGTGCCCTACCAGCCGCTGCCGGCAACCGCGCCCCTGGTTATGCAGCGCCTTGGCCTTGCCGACGGCTCGGCCGCCGCCTTCGATGTCAACAGCACCTGCCTGGGCTTCCTCACCGCTTTCGAGACCGCGGGCCGCATGATCGAGGCCGGGCAATGCGAGACCGCCCTGGTCTTCTCGTCCGAAGTCGCCTCGCGCGCCTTGCCATGGCAGGACGCGCCGGAGACCGCAGCACTTTTCGGCGACGGCGCTGCGGCAGCCGTGTTGCGCAAAGCCAAGCCGGGCGAGGGCAAGGTGGCGGCGAGCCTGATGCGCACCTATCCATCGGGCTGGGAGGCCTGCGGCATAGGTTCGGGCGGCACGCGCTTCGACTTCCGCAAGGAGCAGGAGGCATTCGCGGCACACAGCCTGTTCCACATGGATGGCAAGGAGTTGTTCCGGCTGACCTCGCGCCATTTCAACGCCTTCGTCGCCGCTCTGCTCGAACGCGCCGGTTGGCGGCATGGCGATGTCGATCTCGTCGTGCCGCACCAGGCGAGCCCTTTCGCGCTCGCGCATATGGCGCGCCAGACCGGCTTTGCGCCGCAGAAGCTGGTCGACATCTCCGCCCGCTTCGGCAACCAGATCGCGGCCTCCATGCCCTTCGCGCTGGATGTCGCGCGCCGCGAGGGTCGCGTAGCGACGGGCATGAAGCTGCTCTTCCTTGGTACTTCCGCCGGCGTCTCCTTCGGCGGCATGGCATTGGAGGTCTGAGCATGGCCGTGCTCGTCACCGGCGCCAGCGGTTTCCTAGGCTCCCATGTGCTCGAGAGGCTGGCGGCATCGGGCACGCTGGCGCTCGGGCTCGGCCGTGACGAAGAACGTTGCGTGGCGCTCGAAGCCTTGGGCCATCGCATCATCTGTCACGATCTCGCGCAACCGCTCGACGAGGCGCTTGACCCCAGGCTCGCCAGGGTCGAGCGGATCATCCATTGCGCGGCGCTCTCGTCGCCCTTCGGACGCCTGGCGGATTTCGTGACGGCCAATGTCACGGCGACGCGGAACCTCGTCGATTTCGCCAGGCGGCGGGGCGTCGGCCGCTTCGTCCACATTTCCAGCCCGTCCGTCTGCTTCGCCTTCCGCGACCAGCTCGACCTTAGAGAGGACGTGGCCTTGCCGGAGCCGGTCAATCATTATGCCCGCACCAAGCGCGAGGCGGAGACGATCGTGCTCGGCCAGACCGATATCCATCCGGTAGTGCTGCGGCCGCGCGGCATCTACGGCAAGGGCGACCGCGCGCTGCTGCCGCGCCTGATCAAGGCGGCCAGAAGCCGACCGCTGCCGCTGTTTCGCGACGGCCGCGCGGCCATCGACCTGACCCATGTCGACGATGTCGTCGAGGCGGTCATGGCGGCGCTCGCGGCACCGGTCGAGGCCGAACGCCAAATCTTCAACATCTCCGGCGGCGAGGTGCTGCCGGTCCGCCGCATCGCCGACGACGCCTGCGTCCGCGCCGGCCTGAAGGCGCGCTGGCGGGCGATGCCGTTGTTGCCGGCGATGCTGGCGGCGGGCTTGATGGAAGCGGTGGCGCTGCGTCTGCCTGGACGCTCCGAACCGCCGGCCACCCGCTATGGGCTGGGCCTCTTCGCCTACGCGCAAAGCCTCGATCTTTCCAAGACGAGACGGGTGCTGGGCTGGGCGCCGAAGATTGCGTTCGAACAGGGACTTGACCGCACTTTCGCCGGCGGCTGCGCGCCATGAAGCTCGTCTTCGCCAACAGCGCCTGGGTGAGCGCCGCCGAGCGGTTGATCCTGCGCGGCGGCGCCTGGCAAAGCGTCAGGCTGCGCGTCCGCTACGGGCTATTTTTTCATGCCGTTGCCGGGCCAGTTCTGGTCGATACCGGCTACACGCCCGAGGCGCTGAGCGGTGAGCGGCGCGGCCGCATGCTGCGGCTGTACGGTGGGTTGCTCAAACCTCAGCTCAACCCCGACGCGCAGGTCCTCCCGGTGCTGCGGCGTTTCGGTCTGTCGCCCGATGATATCAGCACAATCATCGTCACCCACTTCCATGCCGACCACATTTCGGGCCTGTCGCTGTTCCGCAACGCCCGCTTTATCGCCAGCGATTCCGCCTGGGCGCGGGTCAAGGCGCGCAGCCCGAGGCAGAATATGCGCCACGGCGTCTTCACCGAGCTTTTTCCTGTCGATTTCGAAGCGCGGTTGGACGCTCTGTCCGCCAAGCCGAGCGTTGCAGCGCGTGGCAGCATGCCCGGCGGCGCCGATCTCTTCGGCGACGGCAGCGTGATCGCGGTCGATCTTCCCGGACATGCCGACGGCCAGTTCGGCCTGCTGTTCAATGCCCTCGACCGACCGCTGCTCTACGCCGTCGATGTGCAATGGCTACTCGCAGCCTTGACCGACAACCGCACACCCGGCTTTCCGGCCACCTTGATCGCCGAGGATGCGGCGGCGATCGAGCCGACCAGCGCCATGCTGCGTCGCTTCCTCGCCTCTGGCGGCGAGGTGATGCTCTGCCATGATCCCGCGCCGACGCCCTATGACCTCGCGCCGGAGGATTCATGAACGCGCTGGCGGAGGCGGCAGGGTCTTTCACCCTGACACGTTGGGCTTCGCGCAAGAACCGTGCGGATTTCGAGCGCTGGCAGGCAACTGCCCTGCGTCGCTTCCTCGACCGCGACCTGCCGCGCGCGCCTTTCTATCGAAAAGCGCCGGCTCAACTTGCCGATCTGCCGGTGACCGACAAGGCTTTGCTGATGGCGCGCTTCGAGGATTTCAACATCCACCGTCTGACCGCAACGCAAGCCTGGGCGGCTATGGCTCGTGACGGCCGCGCCGGCGCGCTCACCGTCGGCGCCAGCACCGGCACCTCCGGCAATCGCGGCCTGTTCGTGATTTCGGAAGCCGAGAAATACCGGTGGCTGGGCACGATCCTCGCCAAGGCGGCGTCCGATCTTCTCTGGCGCGGCATCCGGGTCGCCGTCATCCTGCCGCAGAACACAGGGCTTTACGACAGCGCCCGCAAATCGCGGCTGATAAAGCTCGCCTTCTTCGACCTGACCTCGGGGCCGGAAAGCTGGCGCGGCGCGCTCGAAGCCTTCGACCCGACGGTCATCATCGCGCCGCCAAAAATGCTCCGGCATTTCGCGGCCGAGAACTTCCAGCTCCGGCCGAAGCGCGTTTTTTCCGCTGCCGAAACGCTCGATCCGGTCGACCGTCCGGTTATCGAGGATTTCTTCCGGCTGCCGCTCGATCAAATCTACATGGCGACGGAAGGCCTGTTCGCCGTGACCTGCCGGCAGGGCGGATTGCATCTTGCGGAAGACTCCGTCTTCTTCGAATTCGAGCCTGCGGGTGAGGGGCTGGTGACGCCGCTGGTGACGGCTTTTCGTCGCCGGACGCAGATCATGGCGCGCTACCGGATGAACGATCTGTTGCGCTTGTCCAAAGGACCTTGCCGTTGCGGGTCGCCGCTGCGCTGCGTCGATGAGATCGTCGGCCGCATGGACGATGTCTTCCGGCTTGCTTCGCCGGACGGCCCGATCCTGGTCACGCCCGATGTGCTGCGCAACGCCGTGCTCAAGGCCGATCGCCGCATCGACGATTTTCGCCTCGTCCAGACGGGGCCGGACAGGGTCGAGCTCAGCCTTCCGCCAACGTTCGCGGACGACGCGGCGGCTGCCGCTCATCAAGCGGTGCAGGCGTTGCTGGACGCGCGAAAGGCGGTCGCCACCGTCGTGCTCGTCCGCGGGCCGCTGCCGCTGGAAACAAGCCGCAAGCTGCGTCGCGTCGAATGCCGGCTGGAGCAGGGACGATGAGCGGCGTGGCAACAATGGAAAGGCCCTTGCAACAGGCCGACCGGGTCGAGAACAAGCCGGCAAAGGTCGAGGCTTTTGTAGGGCTTTTCAACGAGATGCCGGTTGGCGATCTCATCGCCAACCTCAAGACGAAGATCGAGACGTTCGAAATTGCCGGTCGGGTTTTTCCGCTGACGTTGAACGACGCCAATGACACTCCCAACTGCTATATCTGCTGTCCGACCAGCGCCTATATCGGGTATGCGATGGACGAGACGCGCAACTTCGCCGCCCATCCGCTGCTCAAGCGCGCGCTCAACGCCCTCATCGTGGCCTGCGCGCCGCTGGTCAGGGCGAGCGGCCTCGACCGCCAGGCGCAGGTCAACAACTGGCTCTATTCGACCAATCCGGTGCCGCTGCTCGACCGGCCGACAGCCGTGTCGTTGCGTTCGGCCTTGACCGCCCGTTTCCCCGGTCGCGCCATCGTCATCCGCTCGTTGAACGATATCGCCGATCCGGCGACCATTGCCGCGTTGAAGGCCGAGGGGTTCCGCATGCTGGCGGCGCGACATATCTACATCTTCGCCGACCGCAGCGCATCGCCCGCCATGACCCGCGACATGAAGCGTGATCGCGCCCGCCTGCGCGCAACGCCGTTCGAGCGGGTCGGCAATGACGATTTCACCGAGGCCGATTATGTCCGCGCCGAGCAGCTCTACGCCATGC
It contains:
- a CDS encoding F390 synthetase-related protein, producing MNALAEAAGSFTLTRWASRKNRADFERWQATALRRFLDRDLPRAPFYRKAPAQLADLPVTDKALLMARFEDFNIHRLTATQAWAAMARDGRAGALTVGASTGTSGNRGLFVISEAEKYRWLGTILAKAASDLLWRGIRVAVILPQNTGLYDSARKSRLIKLAFFDLTSGPESWRGALEAFDPTVIIAPPKMLRHFAAENFQLRPKRVFSAAETLDPVDRPVIEDFFRLPLDQIYMATEGLFAVTCRQGGLHLAEDSVFFEFEPAGEGLVTPLVTAFRRRTQIMARYRMNDLLRLSKGPCRCGSPLRCVDEIVGRMDDVFRLASPDGPILVTPDVLRNAVLKADRRIDDFRLVQTGPDRVELSLPPTFADDAAAAAHQAVQALLDARKAVATVVLVRGPLPLETSRKLRRVECRLEQGR
- a CDS encoding GNAT family N-acetyltransferase; amino-acid sequence: MQQADRVENKPAKVEAFVGLFNEMPVGDLIANLKTKIETFEIAGRVFPLTLNDANDTPNCYICCPTSAYIGYAMDETRNFAAHPLLKRALNALIVACAPLVRASGLDRQAQVNNWLYSTNPVPLLDRPTAVSLRSALTARFPGRAIVIRSLNDIADPATIAALKAEGFRMLAARHIYIFADRSASPAMTRDMKRDRARLRATPFERVGNDDFTEADYVRAEQLYAMLYLDKYTPLNPHYTARYIAEMHRRGIISLAGLRRPGGELVAVTGLFENGRTLTQPIVGYDTSLPVADGLYRMMMAMAQDHATARGLFFNMSAGAAGFKRRRGAVAAIEYNAVYAGHLALRRRLAIRIMEAMLALVGIPLLRRFEL